Proteins from a single region of Cytophagaceae bacterium:
- the prmA gene encoding 50S ribosomal protein L11 methyltransferase, which produces MQYFELDLKIEPDFSEILVAELAEIGFDSFLDSPDGIIAYVTEDLFDDRAIKNLLENYASKTPLSYSIKAIEKQNWNKEWESAFSPIEVSDKIYVRATFHEPAPAVFPYEIIITPKMSFGTGHHETTSQVLELQLGIDHKGKSVLDVGTGTGILAIFASKLGAEKIHSFDIDEWSVENTIENIALNNTPEITVNQGTIADQKVEEYDIVIANINRNILLDEIPTYVKFMKKGGYLILSGFYEHDVPEIESKSNDNQLKKLKQISKNNWAAVVFIKE; this is translated from the coding sequence ATGCAATATTTCGAGCTCGACCTAAAAATAGAACCTGACTTTTCAGAAATTTTGGTGGCTGAATTGGCCGAAATCGGCTTTGACTCATTTCTTGACTCCCCTGATGGCATCATTGCCTATGTTACAGAAGATCTCTTTGACGACCGGGCAATAAAAAATTTGCTGGAAAACTACGCCTCAAAAACACCTTTAAGCTACAGCATTAAGGCCATAGAAAAACAAAACTGGAATAAAGAGTGGGAATCGGCATTTTCACCAATTGAAGTTTCTGATAAAATATATGTAAGAGCTACTTTTCATGAACCAGCACCTGCCGTTTTTCCTTATGAAATCATAATTACTCCGAAAATGTCGTTTGGCACCGGCCATCACGAGACAACCTCTCAGGTGCTGGAGTTGCAACTCGGAATTGATCATAAAGGCAAATCGGTTCTTGATGTAGGAACCGGAACAGGCATATTGGCTATTTTTGCATCAAAACTCGGGGCAGAAAAAATCCATTCTTTTGACATAGATGAATGGTCTGTCGAAAATACCATTGAGAACATTGCCCTCAACAATACCCCCGAAATAACAGTAAATCAAGGCACAATTGCCGACCAGAAAGTCGAAGAATACGACATTGTGATTGCAAATATCAACCGAAACATACTGTTGGATGAGATTCCGACCTATGTGAAATTTATGAAAAAAGGCGGATATCTGATTTTAAGTGGTTTTTATGAACATGATGTTCCGGAAATTGAATCAAAATCTAATGACAATCAATTAAAAAAACTTAAACAAATAAGTAAGAACAACTGGGCAGCGGTCGTTTTCATCAAAGAATAA
- the porV gene encoding type IX secretion system outer membrane channel protein PorV, protein MKKSLLGGVFGLLCIPAFVQAQAITKDYTVVTTAVPFMTLSPDSKAAAMGDAGVASAPDASSVFWNTAKIAFAENKMGANISYAPWLRDIVGDMGLMTLQGYYKLNSKQAIGYGVTYFDQGLIEFTTANAESAGDFRSREFNLALGFSQKLNASLSTGLNMKFINSNLVGNFASGNQAGKPGRTAAFDFGLYYNKTVPTDKNSDNPKKVDMDFGVVVQNIGGKVNYGFGQYFIPANLKLGTKITLKPDDLNAFNFLVDFNKLLVPTPKADENISDITVFKSIFSSFNDAPGGFEEEIKEVMASLGAEYTYSDLIALRAGYFHESKHKGSRQYFTTGFGLSLKELYRIDLAYLIPTTSGNPLANSWRISLNINLPNGLKGARKLEIEAEEEEE, encoded by the coding sequence ATGAAAAAATCCCTTTTAGGCGGAGTTTTCGGGTTGCTTTGTATCCCGGCTTTTGTCCAAGCTCAGGCCATCACAAAAGACTATACCGTTGTTACCACTGCCGTTCCTTTTATGACTTTAAGTCCTGACTCCAAAGCAGCAGCAATGGGAGATGCAGGTGTTGCTTCTGCTCCTGACGCAAGCTCTGTATTCTGGAACACAGCAAAAATTGCTTTTGCCGAAAACAAGATGGGTGCCAATATTTCTTATGCCCCATGGCTAAGAGATATTGTGGGAGACATGGGTTTGATGACGCTTCAGGGATATTATAAACTCAATAGTAAGCAGGCAATTGGATATGGCGTAACTTATTTTGACCAGGGTCTTATTGAGTTCACCACTGCCAATGCTGAGTCGGCCGGTGATTTTCGTTCCCGTGAGTTTAATCTTGCACTTGGGTTTTCACAAAAACTCAATGCCAGCCTTTCTACAGGGCTAAATATGAAGTTTATCAACTCCAATTTGGTAGGGAATTTTGCCTCCGGAAATCAAGCCGGAAAGCCGGGTCGAACTGCTGCGTTTGATTTTGGTTTATATTATAACAAAACTGTTCCTACCGACAAAAACTCGGATAATCCTAAAAAAGTAGATATGGATTTTGGTGTGGTGGTTCAAAATATCGGAGGAAAAGTAAACTATGGTTTTGGTCAATATTTTATACCTGCAAATCTAAAATTAGGTACTAAAATCACTTTAAAACCTGACGATTTAAACGCGTTTAACTTCCTGGTGGATTTTAATAAACTGCTTGTTCCCACCCCTAAAGCTGATGAAAACATTTCCGACATTACTGTTTTCAAGTCCATTTTTAGTTCATTTAACGACGCTCCTGGAGGTTTTGAAGAAGAAATTAAAGAAGTAATGGCTTCATTAGGAGCCGAATATACTTATAGTGATCTAATTGCTCTTCGTGCAGGATATTTTCATGAATCAAAACATAAGGGTTCCAGACAATATTTTACAACCGGTTTTGGATTATCATTAAAAGAACTCTATAGGATTGACTTAGCTTATTTGATTCCTACTACTTCAGGGAATCCACTTGCAAATTCCTGGAGAATAAGCTTGAATATCAATCTACCAAATGGACTTAAGGGGGCCAGAAAGCTTGAAATCGAAGCTGAAGAAGAGGAAGAATAA
- the porU gene encoding type IX secretion system sortase PorU has translation MKYLKTILLLLIFSSAGAQALDSIDGQWYRLGIKNTAVYTLNLNFLKNYIKDTKKINPHKIRIFSASPHQLPQAISQSGNGNLTEIPVWCNDTDEKFDNKDFVKFLGVSTHFTGRDSKGVFFHKINPYCDSSYYFINISEADSKKIKTIESLSQTGEKSMQFFDYEEKELKNVLSSGREWLGDFFYFQYKKNYSLVDPVSDVNVKLNLMGIGRADQDLKITINKKDILNAVLPKSYFNPNDSYARYNRFSDFSQFEFSSQDDELEFELNVSTPNSPSAGAYIDFWEFNYERQLRFTNNSSIIFWPKNYKIKQYSIVNASQNTKIWRFDSAINPENLAFSPQGDFTVEAAGNDTKILIFDSALIQYPGFSGIPKQNPGLYAQKPEMIMVFPEKFRAEAQKLIENKKDNQDLDVLGISTQEVYDRFSGGKTDPSAIRDLCRFFWKKDNKTLKYLLLLGDASYDFKNNNKVDYVNIKTLIPTYESRESFEPIYSYSSDDYFGFLEDHEGEWPEGKSIINVWYSTESEDHSLDISVGRLPAKSQLEARNIINKIIRYGKFDADTKWQNNVTFVADNRDYNIHQSDAENLSDLLKSNSQGSEIKKIYLDDYEITNIENFPTAPKANETLNKYMEEGSFVINYNGHGSEEGWAQEKLLTFSDILNWRNQKQPILFTATCQFGKFDNPAIVSGAELSLLNATGGAIALLTTTRPVYSSTNEKINSAFYRNFNKTNTLGEWFRLTKNQSIEGELNRNFSLLGDPSLPLPVINNELIINQINSENTGQKVVKALEKIKIKGQSQNIRNGKVMISVFDKPHEKKTKGTYSDGPAYSYKSEFEKIYQGIFEIKEWQFEGEIMLPATQIPGVGKGKMHLFGIDTDSSLTSRGYFEDFLLNSEANGVLTDTSPPEISMISSENQNLKLEIFDESGINISTFSESVSPKIIINDTLELNWDKYATYLLQNQQILLKIPIAFLPTGKHKISIKVADLNNNITNKSFVFETIKPKLEITGYLGYPNPFVSYTNLIFQHNRPGENLEAIINVFDMYGRTVAEQQNTCNNCGDKIEFGLDFESKKDFGNQFVFKILLKSNSDNTSTQANGRLIFWK, from the coding sequence ATGAAATACCTAAAAACTATTCTTTTATTATTGATTTTTTCGTCTGCCGGGGCTCAAGCCCTCGATAGTATCGACGGTCAATGGTATAGATTAGGTATCAAAAACACGGCAGTTTATACTTTAAACCTAAATTTTCTAAAAAACTATATCAAAGACACCAAAAAAATAAATCCTCATAAAATCAGAATTTTCTCGGCAAGTCCTCATCAGTTGCCTCAGGCCATAAGCCAATCAGGAAATGGAAACCTCACCGAAATTCCTGTTTGGTGCAACGATACCGATGAAAAATTTGACAATAAAGACTTTGTGAAGTTTTTGGGAGTCTCCACCCACTTTACAGGCAGGGACTCTAAGGGTGTGTTTTTCCATAAGATTAACCCGTACTGCGATTCCAGTTATTATTTTATCAATATTTCTGAAGCGGATTCAAAAAAAATAAAAACAATTGAATCACTTTCTCAAACGGGAGAAAAATCAATGCAGTTTTTTGACTATGAAGAGAAAGAGCTAAAAAATGTTTTGAGCTCGGGAAGGGAATGGCTTGGTGATTTTTTCTATTTTCAATACAAAAAAAATTACAGTTTGGTTGATCCTGTCTCAGATGTTAATGTCAAACTCAATTTAATGGGAATAGGACGAGCCGACCAGGATTTAAAAATAACTATCAACAAAAAAGATATTCTTAATGCCGTATTGCCTAAATCATATTTCAATCCCAACGACAGTTATGCCAGATACAACAGGTTTTCTGACTTTTCCCAATTTGAGTTTTCAAGTCAGGACGATGAACTGGAATTTGAATTAAATGTATCAACGCCCAATTCGCCAAGTGCCGGGGCTTATATCGATTTTTGGGAATTTAACTATGAACGGCAACTCAGGTTTACCAACAACTCGAGTATCATTTTCTGGCCCAAAAACTATAAGATCAAACAATATTCAATTGTAAATGCCAGTCAAAACACCAAAATCTGGCGGTTTGATTCGGCTATAAATCCCGAAAACCTCGCCTTCAGTCCTCAAGGAGATTTCACGGTTGAGGCCGCAGGAAATGATACCAAAATTCTGATTTTTGATTCTGCCCTAATCCAATATCCTGGATTCAGTGGGATTCCCAAACAAAATCCAGGCCTTTATGCCCAAAAGCCGGAAATGATTATGGTATTTCCTGAAAAGTTTAGAGCCGAAGCACAAAAACTAATCGAAAATAAAAAGGATAACCAAGACCTTGATGTATTGGGAATAAGTACTCAGGAAGTATATGACCGGTTTAGCGGAGGGAAAACCGACCCTTCTGCCATACGTGATCTATGCCGTTTTTTTTGGAAAAAAGATAATAAAACACTTAAATACCTACTTCTTTTGGGTGATGCATCTTATGACTTTAAAAATAACAACAAAGTTGATTATGTAAATATAAAAACACTCATTCCTACTTATGAATCCAGAGAGTCATTTGAACCCATATATAGCTATTCTTCTGATGATTATTTTGGATTTCTTGAGGACCATGAAGGTGAATGGCCAGAAGGAAAAAGCATTATCAATGTGTGGTACAGCACCGAATCAGAAGATCACAGTCTGGATATATCGGTAGGAAGGCTGCCTGCAAAAAGTCAGTTGGAAGCCAGAAATATTATAAATAAAATCATCAGATACGGTAAGTTTGACGCAGATACAAAATGGCAAAATAATGTAACTTTTGTGGCCGACAACCGGGATTATAATATACATCAAAGTGATGCCGAAAACCTTTCAGATCTATTGAAATCCAATTCTCAGGGCTCAGAAATCAAAAAAATATATCTTGATGATTATGAAATTACAAATATCGAGAACTTCCCGACTGCCCCAAAAGCCAATGAAACGCTCAATAAATACATGGAAGAGGGTAGTTTTGTAATAAACTATAATGGACATGGCTCTGAAGAAGGCTGGGCACAGGAAAAACTCCTCACTTTTTCAGATATCCTAAACTGGAGAAATCAAAAACAGCCTATTTTGTTTACCGCTACTTGTCAATTTGGAAAATTTGACAATCCTGCAATAGTCTCAGGTGCCGAGCTTAGTCTCTTAAATGCAACTGGCGGAGCAATTGCCCTTTTGACAACCACAAGGCCGGTGTATTCGAGTACCAATGAAAAAATAAATTCGGCATTCTATAGAAATTTTAATAAAACCAACACACTGGGTGAGTGGTTCAGGTTGACAAAAAACCAATCTATAGAAGGTGAACTCAACCGTAATTTCAGCCTGCTGGGGGATCCTAGCTTGCCCCTTCCAGTAATCAACAATGAGCTAATAATAAATCAAATAAATAGTGAAAATACGGGTCAAAAAGTTGTAAAAGCACTCGAAAAAATCAAAATCAAAGGTCAGAGTCAGAATATCAGAAATGGGAAGGTGATGATAAGTGTTTTTGATAAACCACACGAAAAAAAAACTAAGGGAACTTATTCTGACGGGCCAGCCTATTCTTATAAATCCGAATTTGAGAAAATTTATCAGGGTATTTTTGAAATAAAAGAATGGCAGTTTGAAGGGGAAATTATGCTTCCTGCAACTCAGATTCCGGGAGTTGGAAAAGGAAAAATGCATTTGTTTGGGATTGATACTGATTCCTCATTAACCAGCAGAGGTTATTTTGAAGATTTCCTTCTAAATAGCGAAGCAAATGGTGTTTTGACTGACACTTCACCACCGGAAATATCTATGATATCTTCTGAAAATCAAAACCTTAAACTGGAGATATTTGATGAATCAGGAATCAACATATCTACTTTTTCAGAGTCCGTTTCTCCAAAAATCATAATTAATGATACTCTTGAACTGAACTGGGATAAATATGCTACATATCTCCTTCAAAATCAGCAAATTTTGCTTAAAATTCCAATTGCGTTTTTGCCCACAGGAAAGCACAAAATTTCTATAAAAGTGGCTGATTTAAACAATAATATAACTAATAAATCGTTTGTTTTTGAAACTATAAAACCAAAATTGGAGATTACCGGATATTTGGGGTATCCTAATCCTTTCGTTAGTTACACCAACCTTATCTTTCAACATAACCGTCCCGGCGAAAATCTGGAAGCCATCATAAATGTTTTTGATATGTATGGCCGAACAGTCGCTGAGCAGCAAAATACTTGTAACAATTGTGGCGACAAGATAGAATTTGGATTAGATTTTGAATCAAAAAAGGATTTTGGAAACCAGTTTGTATTTAAAATCCTGCTAAAATCAAACTCTGACAACACAAGCACTCAGGCAAATGGGAGGCTTATATTTTGGAAATGA
- a CDS encoding transcription elongation protein SprT yields MKIPETAVNYIILLWTASPFNFAVARSRKTCLGNYQFKHQRHYISVNGDSNPYSFLITLIHEIAHQHVTINKSIFRRNPAPHGLEWKTTFSKLMKPMLTESVFPADILIVLKKHMENPAASSTKDQELVKVLSKYSENEDEGHSLEILAKGKVFVFKNKKYRKIEDRRTRTLVECMVSKKKYTIPSFAKIIPTE; encoded by the coding sequence ATGAAAATCCCGGAAACTGCTGTTAATTACATTATTTTACTTTGGACTGCCAGTCCGTTCAATTTTGCTGTGGCCCGTTCCAGAAAAACTTGTTTGGGAAACTACCAGTTTAAACACCAGCGACATTATATCAGTGTCAATGGAGACTCTAATCCCTATTCTTTTTTAATCACATTAATACATGAAATCGCCCACCAACACGTAACAATCAATAAAAGTATTTTTCGAAGAAATCCGGCTCCACATGGTCTGGAATGGAAAACTACCTTTTCAAAATTGATGAAACCCATGTTGACCGAAAGTGTTTTCCCGGCTGATATTCTGATTGTTTTAAAAAAACACATGGAAAACCCGGCGGCGAGTTCGACCAAAGATCAGGAATTAGTAAAAGTCCTTTCAAAATACTCCGAAAATGAGGATGAAGGCCATAGCCTTGAAATTTTGGCTAAAGGCAAGGTTTTTGTTTTTAAAAATAAGAAGTACAGGAAAATTGAGGATCGCCGAACCCGGACTTTGGTAGAATGTATGGTTTCGAAAAAAAAATATACCATACCATCTTTTGCCAAAATTATACCGACAGAGTAA
- a CDS encoding aminodeoxychorismate/anthranilate synthase component II, which yields MKILVLDNYDSFVYNLVYILKELGGDVEVFRNDKITVEEVKKYDKILLSPGPGIPEEAGIMMDLLAEYKTTKSIFGVCLGHQAIGEAFGSKLHNMGEVLHGVTTPCLIQDSEELLFKGIPEKFDVCRYHSWTVVPETMPEDLKITAIDEKGYVLAEAHQKYDVRGVQFHPEAYLTEHGVKMVENWMKS from the coding sequence ATGAAAATATTAGTTTTAGACAATTACGACTCATTTGTATATAATCTGGTTTATATCCTGAAAGAATTGGGTGGGGATGTAGAGGTATTCCGAAATGATAAAATCACGGTTGAAGAAGTGAAAAAATATGATAAAATTTTACTCTCACCAGGTCCAGGAATACCCGAAGAAGCTGGAATTATGATGGATTTACTGGCAGAATACAAAACCACCAAGAGTATTTTTGGGGTTTGTCTGGGGCATCAGGCCATTGGGGAGGCTTTTGGATCCAAATTACACAATATGGGCGAAGTTTTGCACGGGGTCACAACACCTTGCCTTATTCAGGACTCAGAGGAGTTGCTATTTAAAGGAATTCCGGAAAAGTTTGATGTTTGTCGTTATCATTCATGGACGGTTGTGCCTGAAACCATGCCTGAAGATTTGAAAATTACTGCCATAGACGAGAAAGGTTATGTATTGGCCGAGGCTCATCAAAAATACGATGTCAGGGGCGTACAATTTCACCCCGAGGCCTATCTTACAGAACACGGGGTGAAAATGGTAGAAAACTGGATGAAATCTTAG
- a CDS encoding anthranilate synthase component I family protein, with translation MKFNIATRSKRLLSDTLTPVSIFLRIREQFPLSVILESADYHAMHNSFSYIACDPIASFVLDNDEVTQTFPDGTIEKFKLKNRKDAVNTLQAFANVFVPSENEHSFISNGLFGHITYDSVEYFEDIEIQEKSDETSIPQILYRVYRYVIAINHFKDELYLFEHAYGKDNILPDFKKDGLETLEFYVKNPKRTASHFQTIGIENTNIDDKKMVEIIEKCIKHCHRGDVFQIVPSRRFSQEYSGDDFNVYRALRSINPSPYLFYFDGGDYHIFGSSPEKQIFIKDGMAEIHPIAGTFRRTGDDAKDTELARQLHADPKESAEHVMLVDLARNDLSRSSDVVKVEIFKEVQFYSHVIHLVSKVTGHMTYGTNPFQLVADTFPAGTLSGSPKHMAMTLINEMEPTNRSIYGGAIGFMDFNGNFNHAIAIRTFLSKNNTLYFQAGMGVVAKSVIETEMNEIHLKLGALRKAIEMAEEI, from the coding sequence ATGAAATTCAATATTGCTACCAGAAGTAAAAGACTATTATCCGATACGCTTACACCGGTGAGCATTTTTCTCAGAATCAGAGAACAATTCCCGCTTTCGGTTATCCTGGAAAGTGCCGATTATCACGCCATGCATAATAGTTTCAGTTATATAGCATGTGACCCTATCGCCTCTTTTGTGCTTGATAATGATGAAGTTACTCAAACTTTCCCTGATGGAACCATTGAAAAATTTAAACTAAAAAACAGAAAAGATGCCGTAAATACCCTTCAGGCATTTGCAAATGTATTTGTTCCTTCCGAAAACGAGCATTCTTTTATTTCCAATGGTTTATTTGGCCACATAACCTACGATTCGGTTGAATATTTTGAAGATATCGAAATTCAGGAAAAAAGCGATGAGACATCCATTCCACAAATTCTTTACAGAGTTTACAGGTATGTTATTGCGATAAACCATTTTAAGGACGAATTATACCTTTTCGAACACGCTTACGGAAAAGATAACATCCTCCCTGATTTTAAAAAAGACGGACTGGAAACTTTGGAATTTTATGTAAAAAACCCAAAACGTACGGCCTCACATTTCCAAACCATAGGCATTGAAAATACCAATATTGATGATAAAAAAATGGTTGAAATCATCGAAAAATGTATCAAACATTGTCACCGGGGAGACGTATTTCAGATAGTGCCTTCACGCAGGTTTTCACAGGAATATTCCGGTGACGACTTTAATGTGTACCGGGCACTTAGAAGCATAAACCCTTCCCCCTATTTATTTTATTTTGATGGTGGCGATTACCATATTTTTGGCTCAAGTCCTGAAAAACAGATATTTATAAAAGACGGAATGGCCGAAATACACCCCATCGCGGGTACTTTCCGCCGTACTGGTGATGATGCTAAAGATACGGAACTTGCCCGTCAACTCCATGCCGACCCTAAAGAATCAGCAGAACATGTAATGTTGGTTGACCTGGCCAGAAATGACCTTTCTAGGAGTTCAGATGTAGTAAAAGTTGAAATCTTTAAAGAAGTGCAATTTTATAGTCATGTGATACACCTGGTTTCAAAAGTGACCGGTCACATGACCTACGGAACAAATCCATTTCAGTTGGTGGCAGATACTTTTCCTGCTGGTACCTTGTCTGGTTCGCCCAAACACATGGCCATGACCCTCATCAATGAAATGGAACCTACAAACAGGAGTATTTATGGCGGAGCGATTGGTTTCATGGACTTCAATGGAAACTTTAATCACGCAATAGCCATCAGAACATTCCTGAGTAAAAATAATACTTTGTATTTTCAGGCCGGGATGGGCGTGGTGGCAAAGTCTGTAATTGAAACCGAAATGAACGAAATTCATCTGAAATTGGGGGCTTTGAGAAAAGCGATAGAAATGGCAGAAGAAATTTAA
- a CDS encoding cytochrome c produces the protein MKKNFKIAASICLSIFLFSSCTKEEAAPQVAKITYVTDIKPIIVANCTPCHLSGGGNPNKWDDYLQAKNKIASILDRIQREPGTTGAMPNGAKTKLSTETINKFKQWVTDGTLEK, from the coding sequence ATGAAAAAAAACTTTAAAATTGCGGCTTCAATTTGCCTTTCTATTTTCTTATTTTCAAGTTGTACAAAAGAGGAAGCAGCTCCACAAGTAGCAAAAATCACTTATGTAACAGACATTAAACCCATAATAGTGGCAAACTGTACCCCTTGTCACCTATCCGGAGGAGGCAATCCCAATAAATGGGACGATTACCTTCAGGCAAAAAACAAAATAGCATCTATTCTTGACCGAATTCAGAGAGAACCCGGCACAACCGGAGCAATGCCCAATGGAGCTAAAACAAAACTATCGACCGAAACCATTAATAAATTTAAACAATGGGTAACGGATGGTACTTTGGAAAAATAA
- a CDS encoding superoxide dismutase, with product MAFTLAPLPYANNALEPHFDAMTMEIHHDRHHNAYVTNLNAAIAGTDLDNQTIEEILANISKASPAVRNNGGGHYNHDLFWNILAPQGVGGNLSGALKDAIIAAFGSVDEFKAAFKTAATTRFGSGWAWLIAKEDGSVAVCSTPNQDNPLMDIAEVKGTPVLGLDVWEHAYYLKFQNKRPDYVDTFWTLVNWNAVEARYAAAVKK from the coding sequence ATGGCTTTTACATTAGCACCTCTTCCTTACGCAAATAACGCTCTTGAGCCGCATTTTGATGCCATGACTATGGAGATTCATCATGATCGTCACCACAATGCTTACGTTACCAACCTCAATGCAGCTATTGCAGGTACTGATCTTGACAATCAGACCATTGAAGAGATTTTAGCAAATATCAGCAAAGCCTCGCCTGCAGTAAGAAATAATGGTGGAGGACATTATAATCACGATTTATTCTGGAATATATTGGCTCCTCAAGGTGTTGGAGGAAATCTTTCAGGAGCTCTTAAAGATGCAATCATTGCCGCTTTTGGGTCTGTTGATGAGTTCAAAGCTGCCTTCAAAACAGCCGCCACTACCAGATTTGGCTCAGGATGGGCCTGGTTAATTGCCAAAGAAGATGGCTCGGTAGCTGTGTGTTCTACTCCAAATCAGGATAACCCATTGATGGATATTGCAGAAGTAAAAGGAACGCCGGTTTTGGGTCTTGACGTATGGGAACATGCCTATTACCTGAAATTTCAAAATAAAAGACCTGACTACGTAGATACTTTTTGGACATTGGTAAACTGGAATGCCGTAGAAGCAAGATACGCAGCAGCAGTGAAGAAATAA
- a CDS encoding DUF1735 domain-containing protein, with protein sequence MKKHFVKILVAFVLPFFATSCIEDNLVKLTDQGSMFISTYFPGKEKKATAEELEEKPIENKYRSTANKLYFSPFKEVKKVDLLNIRRNVPSEAVLQTSTTVKLIEAPELLDTYNEENESDFEWLPSSIFNLSDNPGVTVAGKEVTINFGSGDFAKDLTINLDGSKWDLAKKYAVAYKITDTGNGKLSGDDYIITLISVKNKWDGIYDVTSSTMVDVTNAAFTSAFTSGESYQYALETVSPTQCVIKDKTFGLNAPFFIFYTGSGLSYYGAFGLIVEFDPATDKIVAVTNYHGQPAANTRAAALDPSGINAYKNGTINIKFNMLQPSVVKDPPNIRTKWDETWKYAKAR encoded by the coding sequence ATGAAAAAACATTTTGTAAAAATATTAGTCGCTTTTGTTTTACCATTCTTTGCTACTTCTTGTATTGAAGACAATTTGGTAAAACTAACCGACCAGGGATCAATGTTTATCTCTACTTATTTTCCGGGTAAGGAGAAAAAGGCAACTGCTGAAGAATTGGAAGAAAAACCTATTGAAAACAAATATAGATCAACTGCAAATAAGTTGTATTTCAGCCCTTTTAAAGAGGTTAAGAAAGTTGATTTATTAAATATCAGGAGGAATGTTCCTTCGGAAGCAGTACTTCAAACATCAACAACAGTTAAGTTAATTGAAGCCCCTGAATTATTGGATACTTATAATGAAGAAAATGAATCAGATTTTGAATGGTTACCATCTTCAATATTTAATTTATCAGATAACCCAGGTGTAACAGTTGCAGGAAAAGAAGTAACAATAAATTTTGGGTCAGGTGATTTTGCCAAAGACTTAACCATCAACTTAGATGGTTCAAAATGGGATTTGGCTAAGAAATATGCAGTTGCTTATAAAATTACTGACACAGGCAATGGCAAACTCTCTGGAGATGATTATATCATTACTTTGATAAGTGTTAAAAATAAATGGGATGGAATTTATGATGTAACCAGTAGTACAATGGTTGATGTAACTAACGCTGCATTTACTTCTGCATTTACTTCAGGTGAATCTTATCAATATGCACTTGAAACAGTTTCACCTACTCAGTGTGTAATTAAAGATAAAACATTTGGCCTCAATGCTCCATTCTTTATTTTCTATACCGGCTCTGGATTAAGCTATTATGGTGCATTTGGTTTGATTGTAGAGTTTGACCCTGCTACAGACAAGATAGTGGCAGTGACTAACTATCACGGACAACCCGCTGCTAATACAAGAGCGGCAGCATTAGATCCTTCAGGAATCAACGCATATAAAAATGGTACAATTAATATTAAATTTAATATGTTGCAGCCAAGTGTTGTAAAAGATCCCCCTAATATCAGGACTAAATGGGATGAAACCTGGAAATATGCCAAAGCGAGGTAA